The Sphingopyxis sp. BE259 nucleotide sequence CGGCTTCGGCATCGCTGATCGCGATGCGCGCCAGCGACGCTATTTTCCTGACCGTTGCCTGATCGATTGTCATCTATTTCGCCTTTGCGGGAGAAGGAGCGCCGCTAGCATCCCCGCTTGTGCGCTTCAAGCCGTGCCTATTCGAACGCCCCCGATTCCGGCACCCCATTCACTAATATCCGCCGCTGTGCCACCGTTTCGACCGTCACCACCGCCGTCGACAGATCAATTTCGAGCCGCGCCGGGCGGGTCTCGCGACCAATATCGCCCTGCACCCAGCGCCCGTCCTTGTTGCGCGATACGAAATCGAAATTCGTCGCTTCGCCCGGTTCATTCTGCCCCAGCACCCCGATCCGGTCGTCGCCCAGCCACACCGCCACGCACGCCTTGGCGCGGCTGCACATATAGGTTCCGGCGATGCGTTCCAGCGCGTCGGCAGGCAGCGCCCGATCGGCGGGGATGACGCGCAGCCGCTCGGCCAAGGGCTTGAGCAACACCGGACCCCGCGGCCCGGTCAGATCCCAGCGATTCTTCGCTGTCAGCGCCGCTTTCGCTGCATCCGCGCGCGGCTTTTGCGGCGATTTCGCCAGTTTCTGCAACGCCGCCCGTCCCTTGGGTCCGAAATCAAACGCCATCGCCGCCCAATCGAATCTTTCGACCTTGGTTGCGCCCGACGTCAGCCGCGCCAGCTGGTCGCGGGTCGAAATCGCCCCGAAATCGACGATCGGCAGCGCCAGGAACAGCGCCAGCAGAGCGACCCCGATCGCCAGCTTCTGCTGCAACGGCCGCAGCACATCGTCGAAATCGCGCCGCCCCTTCACCACCGCCCATAGGCCAGCCAGCCCATAAACCAGCGCGATGCCCGCCGCGATCACCCCCCATATCCGTTCGGGCGTCCAGCCATATTGGCCGATCCGCAGCTGCATCGAATAATAAGCGATCCCCGCCAGCGGCAGCACCGCGACCGCCAGCACCGGCGCCGCCCAGCGCAGCAGCGGATTGGTCGCGCGGTCGTCGGCGCCGTTGCCGATCACCGCATTGGCCAGCAGCACCGCAAACGCCGCCGCCGCCAGCATCAGCGCGGCGGTCGAAAAGCCAGATGCCCACAGCTTTGCCAGCCCGGTTCCCGCCAGCGAGAGCAGGAAAATTACCAGCGCCGCCGCCAGCACCGGCGCCAGCACCGCCAGCACGATCATCACCAGCCGCTGCAACGTCGAAACCAGCTTGTCGCGTTCGCGCAGCAAGCCGACCGCGCCGCCGAACGCTGCGCCCGCAAGCATCCACCCGAACCATTCGCCGTTCAGCAGATCGCGGATCAGGTCGATCCCGATCAGGTGGAACATCTCCGAAATCAGGAAGGTCAGCAGGAACGCGGTGCCGACGAACGCCAGGCCCGCCGCGCCGATCACCGCATCGGTCCACGCATGGCTGTGCAGCCGGGCGTAGGGCATGTCCCACAGCTTCCAGAACCGCCAGTCGGGCGCGACATCGCGGCGGGTCTGGAACAAAGGCGTCGCGACCAGCACCGCCAGCATCCCCGACCAGAATGGCCATTCGATCGGATTTCCCTGCAAATTATACGCCGCCGTCTGCCACGCGATCAGCCCCAGCACCGCGCCCCACAACAGCGCAAAGCCCAGCGCCCAGTGCCAGCGGCGCAGCTCGACCCCCAGCACGAACACCACCGCCGCCACCGCCACCGCAGTCGCCAGCGCGCTGCGCCACTGCGCCAGTGCTTGGTCATGGTCGTGATCGACCAGCGCGTGGAACGCCAGCCCCGCGGCCGCGCAAATCGCGGCCATGATCCACGGCCGCAGCGGCCAAGGCGGGTCGTTATCGTCCAGGCGTGCGGAAACTCGGAGCGAATCGGCGGCGGGGCCGGTTGCGAGCGCGTCGGTCATTCCCCACATCTGGGCTTGTTTCACAGGCCAGCGCAAGCCAAACAGCGCACCAGTCCGTCTCCCCCTCCCCCCATGGAGCCCCCATTGGCCCGCAAATTTCTTTACGTCATCGCCGCCATCATCCTGCTGATCCTTGCTGCCGGGGTCGTGTATCAGCTTTATCCCGGCTGGCTCGCGCGGGTCGCTTTCGTGCCCAGCGCCGAATTCAAGCAGCAGGCGGCGGTCGAACCCAATGCCTATGACGATCCCAAAATGTGGTTCGCGCGGCCCGGGATGACGAACGACCCGTCGGCCTGGCGCCCCGCCGCCGGAGGATCGGATGCAGCCGCGCCCGACGGCGCCGACGCCCAATCGCGCGATCAGCTCATCCCGCCCGCAACCGCTGCCGAAACCTCCGCACCGCCCGTCGAACGCGGCGACGCTGCGGTCTTTTTCGTCCACCCAACCAGCTATTACAGCCGCTCCAGCTGGAACGCCCCGCTCACCGATCGCGATTCGGACCACCGCGCCAACCTGTTCGTGCAGGGCATGGCCAGCGCCTTTGCCGATGCCGGCGAAATCTGGGCGCCGCGCTATCGCCAGGCGACGCTTGGCGCTTTCCTCGCCGAAGATCGCGTCACCGCGGGCAAGGCAATCGACGCCGCCTATCGCGACGTCGAAGAAGCCTTCGACGCCTTCGTCGCCGCCCAGCCCAAAAACAAACCGATCATCCTTGCCGGCCACAGCCAGGGCGCGCTCCACCTCACCACCCTGCTCAAGAACAAGATCGCCGGGACGCCGCTCGCGAAGCGGATCGTCGCCGCCTATGTCATCGGCTGGCCGATCAGCCTCGACACCGACATGGCGGCACTTGGCCTGCCCGCGTGCGAAACCCCCGGGCAGAAAGGCTGCATCCTCGGCTGGGCGACCTTTGCCGATCCCGCCGACCCCGAAATGGTCACCGCTGCCTATGACGGCACCATCGGTTTCGACGGTCGTCCACGCGCGGGCACGCGGATGCTGTGCACCAACCCGCTGACCGGCACCCGCGACGCCGCGGCGGCGTCCGATGCCAATCTGGGCACCCTGGTTCCCACCGAAGGGTTCAAAAGCGGGTCGCTCAGCGTCGGGAAGATCGGCGCCAAATGCGACGACACGCGCGGCCTGCTGATGATCGGCGACGCCGAGGTGGCGAAGAATTTTGTCGTCGCGGGCTATGTGCTGCCGGGCAACAATTACCATGTGTACGACATCACCCTGTTCTGGGCGAACGTCCGCGCCGACGCGCTGCGGCGGCTGGCGGCATATGAGGGCAAGCCGTCGCCGGTGCCAGCAGCGGCGACGGCGCTGCCGGTAACGCCAGTGGTGCCCGCAACTGCATCGGCCCCCAAGTCCTAACCTCGTCATTGCGAGGAGCGAAGCGACGCGGCAATCCAGAGCGCGCGTAAACCGCTCTGGATTGCTTCGCTTCGCTCGCAATGACGATATTTTGGGACTAATGGCAGCAATATGATCACCACCGCCGCCCCCGACTTCGCCGCACAATTCCCGAACGGCGGCCGCCTGATCGGCCTCGACGTCGGCACCAAGACGATCGGCGTCGCCACCTGCGACAGGAACTGGAGCTTCGCCACCCCCGACACGACGATCATCCGCAAGAAATTCTCTGCCGACCTCGAAACGCTCAAATCGGCACTCACCGCCCACGCCGTTATCGGCCTCGTCGTCGGCCTGCCGCTCAACATGGACGGCAGCGACAGTCCGCGCACCCAAAGCACCCGCGCCTTCGCGCGCAACCTTCTACCGCTCGGTCTGCCGATCCTTCTGTGGGACGAACGCTGGTCGACCGCCGCGGTCGAGCGCGCGATGATCGCCGCCGACGTCAGCCGCGCCAAACGCGCCGAACGGATCGACAGCGCCGCCGCCGCCTTCATCTTGCAAGGCGCGATCGACGCGATGACGCGCGCTTGACCGAATATATCGCTTACTGGCTCGCCGCTGCCAACGGCATCGCCTTCGGCCTGATGGTCGCCGACAAACGGCGCGCCGAAGCCACTGTGCGTCGGATACCGGAATCCACCCTGCTTCTCTGGGCCTTCCTGGGTGGCGCTTTCGGTACCGTCCTTGCCGCGCGCCTCGTCCGCCACAAGACGCGCAAGCAGCCCTTTGCCACCTGGATGCTGATTTGGCTCTGGCTCCAGATCATTCTGCTCGGACTTTGGGCGCTCGAATTATTGGGGCCAATCGTCGCCGCAGCGCTTGCCTATTTTCCTCGCCCTGCCTAAACGCTCCCCTTTAATGACATCATCAACAATCCGACCCGCCAGCGACTATCCGCCCGGCGGCGATGCCTTTCGCCATCGCCACCTGATCGGCATCGCCCAGCTGACCCCGTGGGAGATCAGCTACGTCCTCGACGCCGCCGAAGAATGGGTCGATCTGAACCGCGCCGGCGCCGCAAAATATAATGACAAGCTCGCGGGCCTCACCATCATCAACGCCTTTTTCGAAAACTCGACCCGCACGCTTTTGTCCTTCGAAATCGCCGGAAAACGCCTCGGCGCCGACGTCGTCAACATGCACGCCGCGCAGTCGAGCGTGAAAAAGGGCGAGACGCTGATCGACACCGCAATGACGCTCAACGCGATGCGCGCCGACGCGATGGTGATCCGCCACGGCAGCTCGGGCGCGGTGCAACTGATCGCGGGCAAGGTCGACTGCCCTGTCCTCAACGCCGGCGACGGCCGCCACGAGCATCCGACACAGGCGCTGCTCGACGCGCTCACCATCCGCCGCCGCCTCGGCCGTGTCGAAGGGCTGACCATCGCCATCTGCGGCGACGTGCTGCACAGCCGCGTCGCGCGCTCGAACATCCTCGCGCTCACCCTGCTCGGCAACGAGGTGCGCGTGGTCGCGCCAGCAACGCTCACCCCGCCTGCAATCGACCGTATGCATGTGACGACCTTCACCGACATGGACGAGGGACTGAAGGACGCCGATGTCGTGATGATGCTCCGCCTCCAGAACGAGCGCATGGACGGCGCCTATCTGCCGTCGGCGCGCGAATATCACGCACTCTACGGCCTCAGCCCCAAGCGCCTCGAAAAGGCGAAGCCCGACGCGATCGTGATGCACCCCGGCCCGATGAACCGCGGGGTCGAAATCGACAGCAGCGTCGCCGACCACCCCACCCGCTCGACGATCACCGAACAGGTTGAAATGGGGGTCGCGGTCCGCATGGCGTGCCTCGACATATTGACGCGCCGCCAGCGGGGGGTCGCGGGATGGAACTGAAACCGCTCCTGATCAGCAATGCGCGGATGCTGGGCGGCGAGAGTGGCAGGCTGCTTGTCATGGACGGCCGCATCGCAGCACTCAACCCGGCTGAGACGCCGGACGGCACCGAAACCGTCGACGCCAAGGGCCAGTGGCTCGCCCCCGGCATCATCGACCTTGGCGTGTTCGCGACCGACAAGCCCGCCTTCCACTTCGGCGGCATCACCCGCGCCGCGCTGATGCCCGACGCCGGACCGCTCGACGACCCCGGCCTGGTCGAGCGCGCCGCGAAGGGCGGCAAGCCCGACCTGTGGGTCCACCCCCTCGCCGCTGCAACCAAAGGCCTCGCGGGCCGCGAACTCGCCGAAATCGGCCTGATGAAAAGCGCCGGTGCCCGCGCCGTCGCAACCGGCCGCGCCCGCGTCGCCGACAGCGGCGTGATGCGCCGCGTCCTCGCCTACGCCGCGTCGCTCGGCCTCGTCACGATCATCCACGCCGAAGACGAAGGCCTTACCGCCGGCGCCGTCGCGACCGATGGCGAAATGGCGACCCGCCTCGGCCTCGCCTCCTCACCCGCCGTCGCCGAAGCGATCGCCATCGCCCGCGACCTCGCGCTCGTCGAGGAAACCGGCGCGCCGGTCCATTTCCGCCAGGTCACTACGGCAAAAGGCCTCGACCTGATCCGCGCCGCCAAGGCGAAGAAGCTGCCCGTCCTCTGCGGCATCACCCCGGCCCATCTCTT carries:
- a CDS encoding DUF1294 domain-containing protein, with protein sequence MTEYIAYWLAAANGIAFGLMVADKRRAEATVRRIPESTLLLWAFLGGAFGTVLAARLVRHKTRKQPFATWMLIWLWLQIILLGLWALELLGPIVAAALAYFPRPA
- the ruvX gene encoding Holliday junction resolvase RuvX is translated as MITTAAPDFAAQFPNGGRLIGLDVGTKTIGVATCDRNWSFATPDTTIIRKKFSADLETLKSALTAHAVIGLVVGLPLNMDGSDSPRTQSTRAFARNLLPLGLPILLWDERWSTAAVERAMIAADVSRAKRAERIDSAAAAFILQGAIDAMTRA
- a CDS encoding DUF3089 domain-containing protein; this encodes MARKFLYVIAAIILLILAAGVVYQLYPGWLARVAFVPSAEFKQQAAVEPNAYDDPKMWFARPGMTNDPSAWRPAAGGSDAAAPDGADAQSRDQLIPPATAAETSAPPVERGDAAVFFVHPTSYYSRSSWNAPLTDRDSDHRANLFVQGMASAFADAGEIWAPRYRQATLGAFLAEDRVTAGKAIDAAYRDVEEAFDAFVAAQPKNKPIILAGHSQGALHLTTLLKNKIAGTPLAKRIVAAYVIGWPISLDTDMAALGLPACETPGQKGCILGWATFADPADPEMVTAAYDGTIGFDGRPRAGTRMLCTNPLTGTRDAAAASDANLGTLVPTEGFKSGSLSVGKIGAKCDDTRGLLMIGDAEVAKNFVVAGYVLPGNNYHVYDITLFWANVRADALRRLAAYEGKPSPVPAAATALPVTPVVPATASAPKS
- a CDS encoding aspartate carbamoyltransferase catalytic subunit — encoded protein: MTSSTIRPASDYPPGGDAFRHRHLIGIAQLTPWEISYVLDAAEEWVDLNRAGAAKYNDKLAGLTIINAFFENSTRTLLSFEIAGKRLGADVVNMHAAQSSVKKGETLIDTAMTLNAMRADAMVIRHGSSGAVQLIAGKVDCPVLNAGDGRHEHPTQALLDALTIRRRLGRVEGLTIAICGDVLHSRVARSNILALTLLGNEVRVVAPATLTPPAIDRMHVTTFTDMDEGLKDADVVMMLRLQNERMDGAYLPSAREYHALYGLSPKRLEKAKPDAIVMHPGPMNRGVEIDSSVADHPTRSTITEQVEMGVAVRMACLDILTRRQRGVAGWN
- a CDS encoding DUF4153 domain-containing protein, which translates into the protein MTDALATGPAADSLRVSARLDDNDPPWPLRPWIMAAICAAAGLAFHALVDHDHDQALAQWRSALATAVAVAAVVFVLGVELRRWHWALGFALLWGAVLGLIAWQTAAYNLQGNPIEWPFWSGMLAVLVATPLFQTRRDVAPDWRFWKLWDMPYARLHSHAWTDAVIGAAGLAFVGTAFLLTFLISEMFHLIGIDLIRDLLNGEWFGWMLAGAAFGGAVGLLRERDKLVSTLQRLVMIVLAVLAPVLAAALVIFLLSLAGTGLAKLWASGFSTAALMLAAAAFAVLLANAVIGNGADDRATNPLLRWAAPVLAVAVLPLAGIAYYSMQLRIGQYGWTPERIWGVIAAGIALVYGLAGLWAVVKGRRDFDDVLRPLQQKLAIGVALLALFLALPIVDFGAISTRDQLARLTSGATKVERFDWAAMAFDFGPKGRAALQKLAKSPQKPRADAAKAALTAKNRWDLTGPRGPVLLKPLAERLRVIPADRALPADALERIAGTYMCSRAKACVAVWLGDDRIGVLGQNEPGEATNFDFVSRNKDGRWVQGDIGRETRPARLEIDLSTAVVTVETVAQRRILVNGVPESGAFE
- a CDS encoding dihydroorotase; amino-acid sequence: MELKPLLISNARMLGGESGRLLVMDGRIAALNPAETPDGTETVDAKGQWLAPGIIDLGVFATDKPAFHFGGITRAALMPDAGPLDDPGLVERAAKGGKPDLWVHPLAAATKGLAGRELAEIGLMKSAGARAVATGRARVADSGVMRRVLAYAASLGLVTIIHAEDEGLTAGAVATDGEMATRLGLASSPAVAEAIAIARDLALVEETGAPVHFRQVTTAKGLDLIRAAKAKKLPVLCGITPAHLFLSDTAIGDFRTFARLSPPLRSEDDRQACLAAVADGTIDVLSSGHDPRGPEDKRLPFAEALPGMAGAETLLALGLNLVRDGHVSPARLFDLLAATPACLLGVNAGRLTVGMEADLILIDDGTPWQVDAKKMAAYAGNTPFDGMPVQGRATAMWKGGLRVR